From the genome of Phytohabitans rumicis, one region includes:
- a CDS encoding UDP-glucose dehydrogenase family protein yields the protein MTIPYPSTQQIPAMGAVTPPSGAARPRLAFLGTGYLGATYAICFAELGYEVIGFDVDEAKIAKLSGGAVPFHEPGLDELLRRNLAAGRLRFSTDYKQTADFADVHFICVGTPQRADGMGADLSYVEAAVTGLAQHLTRKALIVGKSTVPVGTAEWIEQLVGKHAAAELGVEVAWSPEFLQEGFAVEDVLRPNRIVVGVKSDWANAMLYAAHKGVFDLAATEDREVPLVVTDFATAELVKVAANAFLATKISFINAMAEVCEVAGGDVTQLARAIGYDPRIGNRFLQAGVGFGGGCLPKDIRAFQARAQELGAGEALRFLHEVDLINLRRRTRVLQLAADLLGRRYGPAGPDLSGTRVAVLGATFKPNSDDVRDAPSLAVAALLAKAGADVRVYDPEGMDNAKLAQPDLAFEASMTDAVRGSDLVCVLTEWADFRNADPVALGEMVAGRRVIDGRNCLDSTLWTHAGWEYRGMGRP from the coding sequence GTGACGATCCCGTACCCGAGCACCCAGCAGATCCCCGCGATGGGCGCGGTGACCCCGCCGTCCGGCGCGGCCCGGCCCCGGCTGGCGTTCCTCGGCACCGGCTACCTCGGCGCCACGTACGCCATCTGCTTCGCCGAGCTCGGCTACGAGGTGATCGGCTTCGACGTCGACGAGGCCAAGATCGCTAAGCTCTCGGGTGGGGCGGTCCCGTTCCACGAACCCGGCCTGGACGAGCTGCTGCGCCGCAACCTGGCCGCCGGCCGGCTGCGCTTCAGCACCGACTACAAGCAGACCGCGGACTTCGCCGACGTCCACTTCATCTGCGTGGGTACGCCGCAGCGGGCCGACGGCATGGGCGCCGACCTGTCGTACGTCGAGGCGGCGGTGACCGGCCTCGCCCAGCACCTGACCCGCAAGGCGCTCATCGTCGGCAAGTCCACGGTGCCGGTGGGCACGGCCGAGTGGATCGAGCAGTTGGTCGGCAAGCACGCGGCCGCGGAGCTCGGCGTCGAGGTGGCCTGGAGCCCCGAGTTCCTGCAGGAGGGCTTCGCGGTCGAAGACGTGCTCCGGCCCAACCGGATCGTCGTCGGCGTCAAGAGCGACTGGGCCAACGCCATGCTCTACGCCGCCCACAAGGGCGTGTTCGACCTGGCCGCGACCGAGGACCGGGAAGTGCCGTTGGTGGTGACCGACTTCGCCACCGCGGAGCTGGTCAAGGTCGCCGCGAACGCGTTCCTCGCCACCAAGATCTCCTTCATCAACGCGATGGCCGAGGTATGCGAGGTCGCCGGCGGCGACGTCACCCAGCTGGCCCGCGCCATCGGGTACGACCCGCGCATCGGCAACCGGTTCCTGCAGGCCGGTGTCGGCTTCGGCGGCGGCTGCCTGCCCAAGGACATCCGCGCGTTCCAGGCCCGGGCCCAGGAGTTGGGCGCCGGCGAGGCGCTGCGCTTCCTGCACGAGGTCGACCTCATCAACCTCCGGCGCCGCACCCGGGTCCTGCAGCTCGCCGCCGATCTGCTCGGCCGGCGGTACGGTCCGGCCGGCCCGGACCTGTCCGGCACCCGGGTGGCCGTGCTCGGCGCCACGTTCAAGCCCAACTCGGACGACGTACGGGACGCGCCGTCGCTGGCCGTCGCCGCGCTGCTCGCCAAGGCCGGCGCGGACGTACGGGTCTACGACCCCGAGGGCATGGACAACGCGAAGCTGGCCCAGCCCGACCTCGCGTTCGAGGCGTCGATGACCGATGCGGTGCGCGGCTCCGATCTGGTCTGCGTGCTGACCGAGTGGGCCGACTTCCGCAACGCCGACCCGGTCGCGCTCGGCGAGATGGTGGCCGGCCGCCGGGTGATCGACGGGCGGAACTGCCTCGACTCGACACTGTGGACGCACGCCGGGTGGGAGTACCGCGGCATGGGGCGCCCGTAG
- a CDS encoding acyl-CoA dehydrogenase family protein, with protein sequence MTTEPFEAYRLPEEHEAVREAVRAVCDAKVAPNAAEADETGEFPKASYDALRAADFHAPHIPVEYGGAGADALATAVVIEEVARACAASSLIPAVNKLGTLPLLLAGSDELKRQVLPLVASGEAMFSYCLSEPEAGSDAAAMTTRAERDGDSWVLNGVKRWITNAGVSRFYTVFAVTEPGAGARGISAFVVEKSDTGVSFGAPEKKLGIKGSPTREVYLDDVRIPADRIIGEPGSGFGTAMRTLDHTRVTIAAQAVGIAQGALDHAAKYVTERTQFGKPVAEFQGIQFMLADMAMKLEAARQLTYAAAGRSERGDADLTFFGAAAKCFASDAAMEITTDAVQLLGGYGYTRDFPLERMMRDAKITQIYEGTNQVQRIVMARQLLKSLR encoded by the coding sequence ATGACGACAGAACCATTTGAAGCGTACCGGCTACCGGAAGAACACGAAGCCGTGCGCGAGGCGGTTCGGGCCGTCTGCGACGCCAAGGTCGCCCCCAACGCCGCCGAGGCGGACGAGACCGGCGAGTTCCCCAAGGCGTCGTACGACGCGCTGCGGGCCGCCGACTTCCACGCCCCGCACATCCCCGTCGAGTACGGCGGCGCGGGCGCGGACGCGCTCGCCACCGCGGTCGTCATCGAAGAGGTGGCCCGCGCCTGCGCAGCCTCCTCGCTCATCCCGGCGGTCAACAAGCTCGGCACGCTGCCGCTGCTGCTGGCCGGCTCGGACGAGCTCAAGCGCCAGGTCCTCCCGCTCGTGGCCAGCGGCGAGGCGATGTTCTCCTATTGCTTGTCCGAACCGGAGGCCGGCAGCGACGCCGCGGCCATGACCACCCGCGCGGAGCGGGACGGCGACTCCTGGGTGCTCAACGGCGTCAAGCGCTGGATCACGAACGCCGGCGTATCGCGCTTCTACACCGTCTTCGCCGTCACCGAGCCGGGCGCCGGCGCGCGGGGGATCTCGGCGTTCGTGGTGGAGAAGTCGGATACGGGGGTCAGCTTCGGCGCACCGGAGAAGAAGCTCGGCATCAAGGGCTCGCCCACCCGTGAGGTCTATCTGGACGACGTGCGGATCCCCGCCGACCGGATCATCGGCGAGCCGGGCAGCGGATTCGGCACCGCCATGCGCACCCTGGACCACACCCGCGTGACGATCGCGGCACAGGCGGTCGGCATCGCCCAGGGCGCACTCGACCACGCCGCCAAGTACGTCACCGAGCGCACCCAGTTCGGCAAGCCGGTGGCCGAGTTCCAGGGCATCCAGTTCATGCTGGCCGACATGGCCATGAAGCTGGAGGCGGCCCGCCAGCTCACATACGCCGCGGCCGGCCGCTCAGAACGCGGTGACGCGGATCTCACGTTCTTCGGCGCGGCCGCCAAGTGCTTCGCGTCCGACGCCGCGATGGAGATCACCACCGACGCGGTCCAACTCCTCGGCGGGTACGGCTACACCCGCGACTTCCCGCTGGAGCGCATGATGCGCGACGCCAAGATCACTCAGATCTACGAGGGCACCAACCAGGTCCAGCGCATCGTCATGGCAAGACAACTCCTCAAGTCCCTCCGCTAA